A region from the Chrysoperla carnea chromosome 4, inChrCarn1.1, whole genome shotgun sequence genome encodes:
- the LOC123298996 gene encoding uncharacterized protein LOC123298996 isoform X2 — translation MAARDKKAPAGSGITNKRQNSGVSPVPLRENNSPLTNTSANTTMPATSQTETSSTEANLTENDSEASTQSNEDKTDTKKGAKAKDDLQTKKPETQTASSTDTAGAAKATPKRGGRRLPPPKRNVGIKNKLKTDLKAKSKVVRRKPIAKRITTAANIEFEENPEKKTTLMKNGIKNTTKLNKKETTTTSSDENKPVTPTKVVKKKQTKLTNWGKKLGEFSPTIVEKHLENLDQVINEMIAKVSAASDNEDDEKKESEKKSEPEKAAPSQKPENEKSTENQTASPATETTTPPATTTTTPPALTATTPSVTVTTPTKKGRKIVKKNILGQTAAKKRQESAKRQKMEEQIAKDTELDSDAQNVINQLGLVVTAANLEKTVEIKKRRRHSIEKAANFSLNDTKRLNTVLQPDFTTQLLSTTVPRSGSPRSKRGGTRLARLARSTGVELLRMGKRSPYSTRSDSPARILRNGKHRKLKDSQLLDGTELEHKKKRRIHSDSREGSEVSKNSGYWSESESSYCESTVSAIENGVPDIQLDIDPLKPLDDKKEPETPTEIKNEELPTAVVLETSMPEDMQTDNIDSENNNSKIEIKDKLIDVEECIPEKVIILNKMAKNFNDVQDTATDVAWKKSPRDDCQKNLKDEKIEELKVDDNSTDIEIVDDNNKTVSTKPLSSEEKTDTKEEKTIDNDNDILDISDNSINFNNSIENTSDFVLKLELSSEDISLSPEKDPLADDDDDQAIKDETLKVLENMVDKISDDDFMENDSKLTDELKENTIENILKSIDVPMEPTPTVIINDSVLKSLDLNTVDVTSKSVEPSKNSLENILITAHTNLIIETPENQVIKESILNALGLQSLKAAAEAKVAAKSKRILNRNTAQGTTDSSYTGTLKTVIKINRSPEKKKGRGHLKMTFQKSKSKNYTSNGGDLEGAGSSPDMDNNTYYKVMKEVNNAAWSTGAQSSDTADGSSEHMSDEGGAGDGEEASGSSGKAKTLVIPEKASSFSIHPQRLCRDECCYCFGRFGLFDTPCHIAQMKSSERQRKILEIEKHLTPDSCLCDACYRHVDRKANVPSYSKQQFKRSNSAGPTNVGPRICHALGCQQDATHSVRRKWILKMKRNIQQSVQFDLDPTQGLHSIPVCETHFEALERLMACAMCKRRLPRNHAHSIGFPEAETLNEAFEQHKLPIRLATASASTSTDGAGGDDNKNMNSGCSVVCKLCNYWASLLLKPPDNARSHTISFFESYEKRLLHFHDGELIDDPETDDTTSFTVPKLDRDINKQAGKKNRKKLSKTLSTKHSISSEQPPQSQETSNDPPPLTAITTNESSGGTSSALPEEIVQPELMETDPPSRPENTTDNSTQSQRVPSTDENRQKSRSNSPKLDTENDVPEAQRTNKEVPQKAIFLRRLPKDSKYIVELHKVSNKDNNPPKKFAPSSALSGSNQKVVERLETNPSISVRQLFPGEDDLSLQGSVEFGNVKERTPEGWEKCAMTIQYDHDTKRLWQELQKPYGNHSSFLRHLILLEKYFRNGDLILTPNASHHATNYCESVQNRLRAYDNIPSHGATNMQPLAMLPFNTPPSTLPRKQTISQSGIITGIGNNSTTIKPQIPKTSTPLLGNSYMPPNFVSPVNILRQQRPPSVPPGLIQLQQPSSAPTVSRSQSTILRFPTNVTAPNRRPFMANRVHKQIQRPTLIPLTQNKVAATITSGALTQKSIGGDIKRPPGLVQVMSGGKAYHLSISDYNRMCAIKQREGIDLRPIPKKIVSSGGQTNTTSGVLNTVSVLRQRSPNLTAQITPKDNLGPNNNNNNTKSVLDQLKSSVQNLNESVTLQSSPPNLTQIDTSNPNNPPTTEQKKHVMILPKIPKSLTVIPQTVRKSIDTSPNHSATTAVVIPTTTCTPFTNTNTLPSAATAASLNNNKQPS, via the exons ATGGCGGCACGCGACAAAAAAGCGCCTGCTGGAAGTGGTATCACTAACAAGAGACAAAATAGTGGAGTATCCCCTGTTCCATTACGTGAAAATAATTCTCCACTAACAAATACAAGCGCCAACACAACAATGCCAGCAACGTCTCAAACCGAAACATCGTCTACAGAAGCAAATCTTACAGAAAATGATTCCGAGGCATCAACACAGTCAAATGAAGATAAAACAGATACAAAAAAGGGAGCTAAAGCAAAAGATGACTTACAAACTAAAAAACCAGAAACACAAACTGCTTCTTCAACAGACACAGCTGGTGCAGCAAAAGCTACTCCAAAACGTGGTGGACGTCGATTGCCACCGCCAAAACGTAATGTTGGCatcaaaaataagttaaaaacagACTTAAAAGCAAAAAGTAAAGTTGTTAGGCGTAAACCAATTGCAAAGCGAATAACAACTGCAGCAAATATCGAATTTGAAGAAAATCCTGAAAAGAAAACCACATTAAtgaaaaatggtataaaaaatacgaccaaattaaataaaaaagagacaACTACAACCAGCTCCGATGAAAATAAACCTGTTACACCTACGAAAgttgtaaagaaaaaacaaacaaaattaactaATTGGGGTAAAAAACTTGGTGAATTTTCACCAACCATTGTTGaaaaacatttagaaaatttgGATCAAGTTATTAATGAAATGATAGCCAAAGTTTCGGCAGCATCCGATAACGAAGATGACGAGAAAAAAGAGAGTGAGAAAAAATCTGAACCTGAGAAAGCTGCTCCTTCACAAAAACCTGAAAATGAGAAATCAACGGAAAATCAAACAGCGTCACCAGCAACGGAGACAACAACGCCCCCAGCAACGACTACAACAACGCCACCGGCATTGACGGCAACAACGCCATCAGTAACGGTAACGACCCCAACTAAAAAAGGTCGTAAAATAGTCAAGAAAAATATCCTTGGTCAAACTGCAGCTAAAAAACGACAAGAGTCAGCTAAACGACAAAAAATGGAAGAACAAATAGCAAAAGATACCGAATTAGATTCAGATGCtcaaaatgtaataaatcaaTTAGGTTTAGTTGTAACTGCTGCCAACCTAGAAAAGACTGTTGAAATAAAGAAACGTCGGCGGCATAGTATTGAAAAGGCCGCGAATTTCAGTTTAAACGATACCAAACGCTTAAACACTGTTTTACAACCGGACTTCACTACACAATTATTAAGTACAACCGTACCACGAAGTGGAAGTCCTCGTTCAAAACGTGGTGGAACTCGACTGGCTCGACTAGCTCGTTCTACTGGCGTTGAATTATTACGCATGGGAAAACGAAGTCCATATAGTACGCGTTCCGATTCCCCAGCACGAATTCTACGTAACGGGAAACACAGAAAACTAAAAGATTCACAATTACTTGATGGGACGGAACTCGAACATAAGAAAAAGCGTCGTATACACTCAGATTCTCGAGAAGGTAGTGAAGTATCAAAGAATTCTGGATATTGGTCTGAATCAGAGAGTAGTTATTGTGAAAGCACAGTATCTGCGATTGAAAATGGTGTTCCAGATATTCAATTGGATATTGATCCATTAAAACCGTTAGATGATAAAAAGGAACCAGAAACTCCAaccgaaattaaaaatgaagaacTTCCTACGGCTGTTGTATTGGAAACTTCAATGCCCGAAGATATGCAAACCGATAATATTGacagtgaaaataataatagtaaaattgaGATCAAAGATAAATTGATCGATGTTGAAGAATGTATTCCCGAAAaagtgataattttaaataaaatggcgaaaaattttaatgatgttCAAGACACTGCTACGGATGTTGCATGGAAAAAATCACCACGTGATGATTGTCAGAAAAACCTGAAAGATGAGAAAATTGAAGAGTTGAAAGTAGATGATAATAGCACTGATATAGAAATagttgatgataataataagaCTGTCAGTACAAAACCGTTATCCTCCGAAGAGAAAACTGATACGAAAGAGGAAAAAACGATAGATAATGATAATGACATTTTAGATATAAGtgataattcaattaattttaataattccattGAGAATACTTCAGATTTTGTATTAAAACTAGAGCTAAGTAGTGAAGATATTTCACTTTCACCAGAAAAAGATCCTTTAGCCGATGACGATGATGACCAAGCAATCAAGGACGAAACGTTAAAAGTCCTAGAAAATATGGTAGATAAAATCTCCGATGACGATTTCATGGAAAACGATAGTAAACTAACCGATGAACTGAAAGAAAATACaattgaaaacatattaaaatccATAGACGTTCCAATGGAACCAACACCCACAGTGATTATAAACGATTCGGTCTTAAAATCACTCGATCTGAACACGGTAGATGTCACCTCAAAATCCGTCGAACCGTCGAAGAattcattagaaaatatattaattactgctcacacaaatttaataattgaaacacCAGAGAACCAAGTCATTAAAGAAAGTATACTGAACGCGCTTGGATTACAAAGTTTGAAAGCTGCCGCTGAAGCTAAAGTTGCGGCGAAAAGTAAAAGAATACTTAATCGGAATACGGCTCAAGGAACAACAGATAGTTCATATACGGGAACATTAAAGACTGTTATTAAGATAAATCGTTCACCAGAAAAGAAAAAGGGACGTGGACATTTAAAGATGACGTTTCAGAAGAGTAAATCGAAGAATTATACTTCGAATGGTGGAGATTTGGAGGGTGCTGGTAGCTCTCCTGATATGGATAATAATACTTACTACAAAGTTATGAAAGag gtcAATAATGCTGCTTGGAGTACCGGAGCACAATCATCAGATACAGCTG atgGTAGCAGTGAACATATGTCAGATGAAGGTGGGGCTGGTGATGGGGAAGAAGCTTCTGGTAGCTCTGGTAAAGCTAAAACACTTGTCATACCAGAGAAAGCCAGTTCATTTAGTATTCACCCACAACGATTATGTCGTGACGAATGTTGTTATTGCTTTGGTCGTTTTGGATTATTCGATACACCATGTCATATAGCTCAAATGAAAAGCTCAGAAAGAcaacgaaaaattttagaaa ttgaaaaacatttaacaCCCGATTCATGTTTGTGTGACGCTTGTTATCGACATGTCGATCGTAAGGCGAATGTTCCGTCCTACAGTAAGCAGCAATTTAAACGTAGTAATTCGGCTGGACCAACAAATGTTGGACCACGGATATGTCATGCGCTTGGTTGCCAGCAGGATGCAACGCATAGTGTGCGAAGAAAATGGATATTGAAGATGAAACGGAATATTCAACAAAGT gTCCAATTTGATTTGGATCCAACACAAGGTTTACATTCGATACCAGTATGCGAAACACATTTCGAAGCGCTAGAACGTTTAATGGCATGTGCAATGTGTAAAAGACGTTTGCCACGTAATCATGCCCATTCAATTGGTTTCCCTGAAGCGGAAACACTCAATGAAGCATTTGAACAACATAAATTGCCCATACGTTTAGCCACGGCCAGTGCGAGTACTTCCACAGATGGTGCTGGAGgtgatgataataaaaatatgaatagtgGATGTAGTGttgtttgtaaattatgtaattattggGCGTCATTGTTGTTGAAACCGCCGGATAATGCTCGATCacatacaatttcattttttgaaagttacgagaaaag ATTATTACACTTCCACGATGGTGAACTGATAGATGACCCAGAAACCGATGACACAACATCTTTCACAGTTCCAAAACTTGATAGAGATATCAATAAACAAGCAGGGAAGAAAAACAggaaaaaactatcaaaaacgtTAAGCACTAAACACAGTATCTCTTCCGAACAACCACCACAATCTCAAGAAACTAGCAATGACCCCCCACCATTAACTGCAATAACAACAAATGAATCAAGTGGGGGTACCTCTTCTGCATTACCTGAAGAAATAGTTCAACCCGAATTAATGGAAACAGATCCTCCATCACGACCAGAAAACACAACAGATAATTCAACACAGTCGCAACGAGTGCCTTCAACAGAtgaaaatcgacaaaaatcgcGGTCCAATTCACCAAAATTAGATACAGAAAATGATGTACCAGAAGCTCAACGTACAAATAAAGAAGTGCCTCAAAAAGCAATATTTCTACGGCGTTTACCTAAAGATTCTAAATATATTGTAGAATTACATAAAGTGTCAAATAAGGATAATAATCCACCAAAAAAGTTCGCACCATCTTCGGCTTTGTCTGGCTCGAATCAAAAAGTTGTGGAACGCTTGGAAACGAATCCATCAATCTCCGTTCGGCAATTATTCCCCGGCGAAGATGATCTATCGTTACAAGGTTCCGTGGAATTTGGCAACGTGAAGGAACGTACTCCTGAAGGTTGGGAAAAGTGCGCGATGACGATCCAATATGATCACGATACTAAACGTTTATGGCAAGAATTACAAAAACCGTATGGCAACCATAGCAGTTTTCTACGGCATTTGatacttttagaaaaatattttcgaaatggTGACTTAATTTTAACTCCAAACGCCAGTCACCATGCGACAAATTATTGTGAAAGCGTACAAAATCGTTTACGGGCATACGATAATATACCATCACATGGGGCTACTAACATGCAACCCTTAGCAATGTTACCATTTAATACCCCTCCAAGTACGCTTCCACGGAAACAGACCATCAGTCAGAGTGGTATAATCACTGGGATTGGGAATAATTCGACGACAATTAAACCCCAAATTCCAAAAACAAGTACACCACTTCTCGGAAATAGTTATATGCCCCCCAATTTTGTATCACCTGTAAATATACTTCGTCAACAACGACCTCCAAGTGTACCACCCGGTTTAATTCAACTACAACAACCCTCCAGTGCACCAACGGTCTCAAGATCGCAAAGTACGATACTTCGTTTTCCAACCAACGTAACGGCGCCTAATCGTCGGCCATTTATGGCAAATCGTGTACATAAACAAATCCAACGACCGACACTTATACCCTTAACACAGAATAAAGTAGCAGCAACAATTACGTCAGGTGCTTTAACACAAAAATCAATTGGGGGTGATATAAAACGACCCCCAGGTTTAGTACAAGTAATGTCCGGTGGTAAAGCATATCATTTATCGATTAGCGATTATAATCGTATGTGTGCGATTAAACAACGTGAAGGAATTGATTTACGACCCATccctaaaaaaattgtttcgagTGGTGGTCAAACAAATACAACATCGGGTGTTTTAAATACGGTATCAGTTTTACGGCAACGATCACCGAATTTAACGGCACAAATTACACCAAAGGATAATTTAGGaccaaataacaataataataatacgaaaaGTGTTTTAGACCAATTAAAATCAagtgttcaaaatttaaatgaaagtgTTACGCTTCAATCATCACCACCGAATTTAACACAAATTGATACTTCCAATCCAAATAACCCTCCTACTACCGAACAGAAAAAACATGTTATGATTCTTCCAAAAATCCCAAAATCCTTAACAGTTATACCACAAACAGTGCGCAAATCAATTGACACATCTCCAAATCATTCTGCTACCACTGCTGTTGTTATACCAACAACAACGTGCACTCcctttacaaatacaaatacctTACCCTCCGCCGCAACAGCCGCTTCATTGAACAATAATAAGCAACCTTCCTGA